A window of the Microcaecilia unicolor chromosome 5, aMicUni1.1, whole genome shotgun sequence genome harbors these coding sequences:
- the LOC115470296 gene encoding loricrin-like: MSAKGGSGAGQCNQQTTCQQNQGNNSCQNKGQSYDQASTTGQGSACGGQWSQSSQNSQIGVNSCQQKSQGSGQISTSSQGSGCGGQSQSSQSSHVGVNSCQQKGQVSGQTSTSGQGSSCGGQWSQSSQSSQVVDGSCQQKSQVSEQTSTTGQGSGCGGQLSQSSQSSQVGVNSCQQKGQVSGQISTSGQGSSCGGQWSQSSQNSQVKVNDSSQQNNQVSGQTSTSGQGSNCGGQWSQSSQSSQVVDGSCQQKSQVSGQTSTTGQGSGCGGQMNQSPQSSQVGVGSCQQNSQISGSGCQNTDQQKQCTGGAKK, encoded by the exons ATGTCTGCCAAGGGTGGTAGTGGTGCAGGACAGTGCAATCAGCAGACAACATGCCAACAGAATCAAGGCAACAACTCATGCCAAAATAAAGGACAAAGCTATGATC AAGCATCTACAACTGGCCAGGGCAGTGCTTGTGGAGGACAGTGGAGTCAGAGCTCACAGAACAGTCAGATAGGAGTTAATTCCTGTCAACAGAAAAGCCAAGGCTCTGGAC AAATATCTACATCTAGCCAGGGCAGTGGCTGTGGAGGACAGAGTCAGAGCTCACAGAGCTCTCATGTTGGAGTTAATTCCTGCCAACAGAAAGGTCAAGTCTCTGGGC AAACATCTACATCTGGCCAGGGCAGTAGCTGTGGAGGACAGTGGAGCCAGAGCTCACAAAGCTCTCAGGTTGTAGATGGCTCCTGCCAACAAAAGAGTCAAGTGTCTGAAC AAACATCCACAACTGGCCAGGGAAGTGGCTGTGGAGGACAATTGAGCCAGAGCTCACAGAGCTCTCAGGTTGGAGTTAATTCCTGCCAACAGAAAGGTCAAGTCTCTGGGC AAATATCTACATCTGGCCAGGGCAGTAGCTGTGGAGGACAGTGGAGCCAGAGCTCACAGAATTCTCAAGTTAAAGTAAATGACTCCAGCCAACAGAATAATCAAGTCTCTGGAC AAACATCTACATCTGGCCAGGGCAGTAACTGTGGAGGACAATGGAGTCAGAGCTCACAAAGCTCTCAGGTTGTAGATGGCTCCTGCCAACAAAAGAGTCAAGTGTCTGGAC AAACATCCACAACTGGCCAGGGCAGTGGCTGTGGAGGACAGATGAATCAGAGCCCCCAGAGCTCTCAGGTTGGAGTTGGCTCCTGTCAACAGAATAGTCAAATCTCTGGAA GTGGATGTCAAAACACAGACCAGCAGAAacaatgcacaggaggagcaaagaAGTGA